In Synechococcus sp. RS9909, one genomic interval encodes:
- the folD gene encoding bifunctional methylenetetrahydrofolate dehydrogenase/methenyltetrahydrofolate cyclohydrolase FolD: MALKLDGRTLAAAIEQRLQQVVRQQSDRAGRPPGLAVLRVGDDPASGVYVANKEKACARNGIASFGSHLPADTSQAEVLATIEALNGDDRVDGILLQLPLPPGLKERPLIAAIDPDKDADGLHTLNLGRLLKGEPGPRSCTPAGVMALLRSHSIPLEGRRAVVVGRSILVGQPMALMLQAANATVTVAHSRTRDLAAMTRQAEVLVVAAGQPRMIGADHVAPGAVVVDVGIHRLPPPEGSPEGTKAKLCGDVRAEELENVAGALSPVPGGVGPMTVTMLLVNTVVAWSRRHGVGHGLDDLVV, encoded by the coding sequence ATGGCCCTGAAGCTGGATGGTCGAACGCTGGCCGCCGCAATCGAGCAGCGACTGCAGCAGGTGGTGCGTCAACAAAGCGACCGGGCCGGTCGGCCTCCGGGCCTGGCTGTGCTCCGGGTCGGTGATGATCCCGCCAGCGGGGTGTATGTGGCCAATAAGGAGAAGGCCTGCGCCCGGAACGGCATCGCCAGTTTCGGTTCCCACCTCCCGGCCGACACCAGCCAGGCGGAGGTGCTGGCCACGATCGAGGCGCTGAACGGTGATGACCGTGTGGACGGCATCCTGCTCCAGCTGCCCCTGCCCCCCGGCCTGAAGGAGCGTCCGCTGATCGCCGCGATTGACCCGGACAAGGACGCCGATGGGTTGCACACCCTCAACCTCGGCCGGCTGCTCAAGGGGGAGCCGGGGCCGCGCAGTTGCACCCCCGCCGGGGTGATGGCCCTGCTTCGCAGTCATTCCATCCCTCTGGAGGGCCGCCGGGCCGTGGTGGTGGGGCGCAGCATCCTGGTGGGGCAGCCCATGGCCCTGATGCTCCAGGCGGCCAATGCCACCGTCACCGTGGCCCATTCCCGCACCCGCGACCTCGCTGCAATGACGCGGCAGGCGGAGGTGTTGGTGGTGGCCGCCGGCCAACCACGGATGATCGGTGCCGATCACGTCGCTCCGGGTGCGGTGGTGGTGGATGTGGGCATCCATCGGTTGCCGCCGCCTGAAGGGTCGCCGGAGGGTACGAAGGCCAAGCTGTGCGGCGATGTGCGCGCCGAAGAGCTGGAGAACGTGGCTGGGGCGCTCTCGCCCGTTCCCGGCGGCGTCGGGCCGATGACCGTCACCATGTTGTTGGTCAACACGGTGGTGGCCTGGTCGCGTCGCCACGGTGTCGGCCATGGCCTCGATGATCTGGTGGTGTGA
- the crtE gene encoding geranylgeranyl diphosphate synthase CrtE codes for MTAAATSPDSAPPAGAAQGFDFNAYLAARKAEVESALDASLPPERPESLREAMRYSLLAGGKRLRPILCLAACELAGGDPALAMPTAVALEMIHTMSLIHDDLPAMDDDDLRRGRPTNHKVYGEAVAILAGDALLTRAFEMVALRSPGVPAERLLQVVAELSLVAGAPGLVGGQVVDLESEGKQVDLETLEYIHLHKTGALLRACVITGALIAGADASRIDSLRTYARGIGLAFQIVDDILDVTASSDVLGKTAGKDLIADKTTYPKLLGLEESRQRAKALVEEAKASLAAFKPTEPAKASPLLALADYVIGRDR; via the coding sequence ATGACCGCCGCGGCGACCAGTCCCGACAGTGCTCCGCCGGCGGGAGCGGCTCAGGGCTTCGACTTCAACGCCTACCTGGCGGCTCGAAAAGCTGAAGTGGAGTCGGCTCTGGATGCCTCCCTGCCGCCGGAACGGCCGGAATCGCTGCGTGAAGCGATGCGCTATTCCCTGTTGGCGGGTGGCAAGCGTCTGCGCCCGATTCTTTGCCTGGCGGCCTGCGAGCTGGCCGGTGGCGATCCGGCTCTGGCGATGCCGACGGCGGTGGCGCTGGAGATGATCCACACCATGTCGCTGATCCATGACGATCTGCCCGCCATGGACGATGACGACCTGCGCCGTGGTCGCCCCACCAACCACAAGGTGTATGGCGAGGCGGTGGCGATTCTCGCCGGTGATGCCCTGCTCACCCGGGCCTTTGAAATGGTGGCGCTGCGCAGCCCCGGGGTGCCAGCCGAGCGGCTGTTGCAGGTGGTGGCCGAGCTCTCCCTGGTGGCCGGTGCGCCTGGCCTGGTCGGGGGCCAGGTGGTGGATCTGGAGAGTGAGGGCAAGCAGGTCGACCTCGAGACCCTGGAGTACATCCATCTCCATAAGACCGGGGCACTGCTGCGCGCCTGTGTGATCACCGGCGCCTTGATTGCCGGAGCTGATGCCTCCCGGATCGACTCCCTGCGCACCTATGCCCGCGGCATCGGCCTGGCCTTCCAGATCGTCGACGACATCCTCGATGTCACCGCCAGCAGCGATGTGCTCGGCAAAACGGCCGGCAAGGATCTGATCGCCGACAAAACCACCTACCCGAAGCTGCTCGGCCTGGAGGAATCCAGGCAACGGGCCAAGGCGCTGGTGGAGGAGGCGAAGGCGTCGCTCGCGGCGTTCAAGCCGACAGAGCCCGCCAAGGCCTCGCCTCTGCTCGCTCTGGCCGATTACGTGATCGGTCGCGATCGATGA
- a CDS encoding AAA family ATPase, with amino-acid sequence MSQFPQAAIELTGDQDRALAAFTDWLRGEQPDVPFVLSGYAGSGKTFLSMRLLRQVEASGLCWTVVAPTHKAVGVLRQALSLEGLQPTWYPSTIHRLLRLKLRRQGDRELCESTEQTAMALEHLGLVLIDEASMVDSALLTIALQCAHPFRTRLVFVGDPAQLPPVGEAESPVFALQRARSACLTQVVRHQGPVLQLASCLRDGRIACERPPLLQPWRTSQGCVAALERQAWLGRAQAALKQASISDNPDAARILCWTNRSLEQLVPHARRAIHGELADQMPVLPGEVLITRTAVMAPASRDGGETGEEPDLVLGSNRELVVEDVTPERCDLLDFGLSAADLQTDGLLAPVIDTQMAQVRCGELELSLRLLPPAGSEPRQQLDRCLQRLRQQAREAGKRDGRSLWRRFFLVRDAFASLGPAAVLTVHRSQGSSFGEVFVADDVFWPQDLDLRRQLVYVAVSRAREGVWMVGRGGAGNAAERWQAALRSDGDR; translated from the coding sequence GTGAGCCAGTTCCCCCAGGCTGCGATCGAGCTCACCGGAGATCAAGACAGGGCGCTGGCAGCCTTCACCGACTGGTTGAGGGGCGAGCAGCCGGATGTGCCCTTTGTGTTGAGCGGTTACGCCGGCAGCGGCAAGACCTTTCTGTCGATGCGCTTGCTGCGGCAGGTGGAGGCCAGCGGGCTGTGCTGGACCGTGGTTGCCCCGACGCACAAAGCGGTGGGGGTATTGCGCCAGGCCTTGAGTCTTGAGGGCTTGCAACCCACCTGGTACCCCTCCACGATTCATCGTCTGCTGCGGTTGAAGTTGCGCCGGCAGGGGGATCGGGAGCTCTGTGAATCGACGGAGCAGACGGCGATGGCCCTGGAGCACCTCGGCCTGGTGCTGATCGATGAGGCCTCGATGGTCGACAGCGCACTGTTGACCATCGCCCTTCAGTGCGCCCATCCGTTCCGCACGCGCCTGGTGTTCGTGGGCGATCCGGCCCAGCTCCCCCCCGTGGGAGAAGCGGAGAGCCCGGTGTTTGCCTTGCAGCGGGCCCGCAGCGCCTGCCTCACGCAGGTGGTGCGCCATCAGGGGCCGGTGCTGCAGCTGGCCAGTTGCCTGCGCGATGGTCGGATCGCCTGTGAGCGGCCTCCCCTGTTGCAGCCCTGGCGTACGTCCCAGGGGTGTGTGGCCGCCCTGGAACGTCAGGCCTGGCTGGGGCGGGCCCAGGCGGCGTTGAAGCAGGCGTCGATCAGCGACAACCCGGATGCCGCCCGCATCCTTTGCTGGACCAACCGCAGTCTGGAGCAGCTGGTGCCCCATGCCCGGCGCGCCATTCATGGCGAACTCGCCGATCAGATGCCCGTGCTGCCCGGCGAGGTGCTGATCACGCGCACGGCCGTGATGGCCCCCGCCTCCCGCGATGGCGGTGAAACCGGTGAGGAACCGGATCTGGTGCTGGGCTCGAATCGGGAGCTGGTGGTGGAAGACGTGACCCCGGAGCGCTGCGATCTGCTGGACTTCGGGCTCAGCGCCGCGGATCTTCAGACCGACGGGTTGCTGGCGCCAGTGATCGACACCCAGATGGCCCAGGTGCGCTGCGGCGAACTGGAACTGAGCCTGCGCTTGCTGCCTCCCGCAGGCTCTGAACCGCGTCAGCAACTCGATCGTTGCCTCCAGCGTCTGCGTCAGCAGGCTCGGGAGGCTGGCAAGCGGGACGGTCGCAGCCTCTGGCGTCGCTTCTTCCTGGTGCGCGATGCCTTCGCCTCCCTGGGGCCGGCCGCCGTGCTGACGGTGCATCGCAGCCAGGGCAGCAGTTTCGGTGAGGTGTTCGTTGCCGACGATGTGTTCTGGCCCCAGGATCTCGACCTGCGTCGCCAGCTCGTGTACGTGGCGGTGAGCCGTGCCCGGGAGGGGGTCTGGATGGTGGGACGCGGTGGCGCCGGCAACGCCGCGGAGCGTTGGCAGGCGGCGCTCAGATCAGATGGAGACCGCTGA
- a CDS encoding HDIG domain-containing metalloprotein — protein sequence MPAAVFRFDRLSRLWRSWLRSESPRRPVLRWRRLQKSGLLLSCLLVALVSSWPWLVEPNLRPGLPAPFDAVAPKDARVVDSEALEQRRSSLVPRTFVQVLDLEETKRLRQRLERQLAELERVARSDDAERIGPVNLNETEQQWLTARSQLERKRWDMALRRAANRMLSQGIVNTLAIEQLRQAASLQLADLGAAETPQRTLGSKLLASSFQGASNLRTDPGRSQRLIEELITKQGIPTIEVNRGDLITRKGEPISPQAYDVLDYFGLVSRSPRLGTWLARFTEALAGCGVLLLIMRRERPCLEASHGLLALALLLITQGCKLWFGAAVSPLAVVVPPTLLLAQGLGTTCGLAWMAIASLIWPLPVNGLGEGRLMIAAAIAAVAALQAGRLRSRAQLLQLAVLLPVAALAIEWLLLRSQINAGASAWTRLAPNAGELASEALLMGILLMGTILMIPLLESSFGLLTRARLMELADQERPLLRRLSSEAPGTFEHTLMICSLAEEGARAIGADVDLIRTGALYHDVGKLHAPEWFIENQTQPDNNPHDRLDDPFASAGVLQAHVDEGLRLARRYRLPRAVADFIPEHQGTLKMGYFLHRARQNDPNVAEKRFRYRGPTPRSRETGILMLADGCEAALRSLPPDTSDAQARDTVRRIVESRLRDGQLRLSSLSRAEVELLVRAFVRVWRRMRHRRIPYPIPAHKGYPA from the coding sequence ATGCCCGCTGCTGTGTTTCGGTTCGATCGCCTCAGTCGGCTCTGGCGGAGCTGGTTGCGCAGCGAGTCGCCGCGCCGCCCTGTGCTGCGTTGGCGGCGTCTTCAGAAAAGCGGGCTGCTGCTGAGTTGCCTGCTCGTGGCCTTGGTCTCGAGCTGGCCCTGGCTGGTGGAGCCCAACCTGCGCCCCGGCCTGCCAGCCCCCTTCGATGCCGTGGCTCCGAAGGATGCCCGGGTGGTCGACAGCGAGGCGCTGGAACAACGACGCTCCAGCCTGGTGCCACGCACCTTCGTGCAGGTGCTGGATCTGGAGGAAACCAAGCGGCTGCGCCAGCGACTCGAACGCCAGCTCGCCGAACTGGAGCGGGTGGCCCGCAGCGATGACGCCGAACGGATCGGTCCGGTCAATCTGAACGAAACGGAGCAGCAATGGCTCACCGCCCGCAGTCAGCTCGAGCGCAAACGCTGGGACATGGCGCTGCGGCGGGCCGCCAACCGCATGCTCAGCCAGGGGATCGTCAACACCCTGGCGATCGAACAGCTGCGGCAGGCGGCCTCGCTCCAGCTCGCTGACCTCGGAGCTGCGGAGACCCCACAACGCACCCTGGGCAGCAAATTGCTCGCCAGCAGCTTCCAGGGCGCCAGCAACCTGCGCACCGACCCGGGCCGCAGTCAACGCCTGATCGAAGAACTGATCACCAAACAGGGGATTCCCACAATCGAGGTGAATCGCGGTGACCTGATCACCCGCAAAGGGGAACCGATCAGTCCCCAGGCCTACGACGTCCTCGATTACTTCGGCTTGGTGAGCCGCAGTCCACGTCTGGGCACCTGGCTGGCCCGCTTCACCGAGGCCCTGGCGGGCTGCGGCGTGCTGCTGTTGATCATGCGGCGCGAACGTCCCTGCCTGGAAGCCTCCCACGGCCTGCTGGCCCTGGCCCTGCTGTTGATCACCCAGGGCTGCAAGCTCTGGTTCGGGGCTGCCGTGAGCCCCCTGGCGGTGGTGGTGCCACCCACGTTGCTGCTGGCCCAGGGATTGGGCACCACCTGCGGCCTGGCCTGGATGGCGATCGCCAGCCTGATCTGGCCCTTGCCGGTGAATGGCTTGGGTGAAGGGCGGTTGATGATCGCCGCGGCGATTGCGGCGGTGGCGGCCCTGCAGGCGGGTCGGCTGCGCAGTCGCGCACAGCTGTTGCAGCTGGCGGTGCTGCTCCCCGTCGCGGCCCTGGCGATCGAATGGCTGCTGCTGCGCAGTCAGATCAATGCCGGCGCAAGCGCCTGGACCCGGCTGGCCCCCAATGCGGGAGAACTGGCCTCCGAAGCCCTGCTGATGGGGATTCTGCTGATGGGCACAATCCTGATGATCCCCTTGCTGGAAAGCTCCTTCGGGCTGCTCACCCGCGCCCGACTGATGGAACTGGCCGACCAGGAACGGCCCCTGCTGCGCCGGCTCTCCTCGGAGGCACCCGGCACGTTTGAACACACGCTGATGATCTGCAGCCTGGCGGAAGAAGGGGCCCGCGCGATCGGGGCCGACGTGGATCTGATTCGCACCGGGGCGCTGTATCACGACGTGGGCAAATTGCATGCACCGGAGTGGTTCATCGAGAACCAGACCCAACCGGACAACAATCCCCACGACCGGCTGGACGATCCCTTCGCCAGCGCGGGTGTGCTGCAGGCGCATGTGGATGAAGGTCTGCGCCTGGCCCGCCGCTATCGCCTGCCCCGCGCCGTAGCCGATTTCATCCCCGAACACCAGGGAACCCTGAAGATGGGCTACTTCCTGCATCGGGCCCGGCAGAACGATCCCAACGTGGCCGAGAAGCGGTTCCGTTACCGCGGGCCCACCCCCCGCTCAAGGGAAACGGGCATCCTGATGCTGGCCGATGGCTGCGAAGCCGCCCTGCGCTCCCTCCCCCCCGACACCAGCGACGCCCAGGCGCGTGACACCGTGCGCCGGATCGTGGAATCGCGCCTGCGCGATGGCCAGTTACGGCTGAGCAGCCTCAGTCGGGCCGAAGTGGAATTACTGGTGCGGGCGTTTGTGCGGGTGTGGCGCCGCATGCGCCACCGCCGCATCCCCTACCCGATTCCTGCCCACAAGGGATATCCCGCCTGA
- a CDS encoding GAP family protein has product MNDTTLWAELLAYGTGIGLSPIHIAVLILLLLGPRPLWRGSWFVTGWIVTTLLTAILLLTVGHVLLLDMSHGSHHRTGLDLLAGGALVALGGRELLRSFADGSEPPAWTTGIDRFVAMPLPLLLLLGAVGEVISPDDLVLFAKSAGVVLAAQLPTWQEVVGLVAFTMGASLFLLTPLLAVIIGRDKVLPLLEKGKQVLFARSGLVVGGVSLGLGVYLGWQGISGLHLI; this is encoded by the coding sequence ATGAATGACACGACGCTCTGGGCCGAACTGCTGGCCTACGGCACCGGCATCGGCCTGTCGCCGATCCATATCGCCGTGCTGATACTGCTGCTGCTTGGTCCGCGTCCGCTCTGGCGCGGCAGCTGGTTCGTGACGGGCTGGATCGTGACCACCCTGCTCACCGCCATCCTGCTGCTCACCGTGGGACACGTCTTGCTGCTCGACATGAGCCATGGCTCCCACCACCGCACCGGCCTCGATCTGCTGGCGGGGGGCGCGCTGGTGGCGCTGGGCGGTCGTGAACTGCTGCGCTCCTTCGCCGACGGCTCGGAGCCCCCGGCCTGGACGACGGGCATCGATCGGTTCGTGGCCATGCCCCTCCCCCTGCTGCTCCTGCTCGGGGCCGTCGGTGAAGTGATCAGCCCCGACGATCTGGTGCTGTTCGCCAAATCCGCCGGGGTGGTGTTGGCGGCGCAGTTGCCCACCTGGCAGGAAGTGGTGGGTCTGGTGGCCTTCACGATGGGCGCCAGCCTGTTCCTGCTCACCCCATTGCTGGCGGTGATCATCGGTCGCGACAAGGTGCTGCCCCTCCTGGAGAAGGGCAAGCAGGTGCTCTTCGCCCGCAGCGGCCTGGTGGTGGGTGGCGTGAGCCTGGGGCTCGGGGTCTACCTCGGCTGGCAGGGCATCAGCGGTCTCCATCTGATCTGA
- a CDS encoding divergent PAP2 family protein, which yields MTVAPSPDASLALLDNAVLAWGLAACGLAQLSKLFIELAWHRRWRPAVLIETGGMPSSHSALVTGTAAGVGWQLGFADPVFALAATVAFVVMYDASGIRRAAGSTAARVNALPETSWPQPPAKPLKESLGHTRLEVLVGSLIGPAIALPGLALVGSPWQLGTQIAQALG from the coding sequence ATGACGGTGGCCCCATCCCCCGATGCCAGTCTGGCCCTGCTCGATAACGCCGTACTCGCCTGGGGCCTGGCCGCCTGTGGTCTGGCCCAGCTCTCGAAGCTGTTCATCGAGTTGGCGTGGCATCGGCGCTGGCGCCCGGCCGTGTTGATCGAGACCGGTGGCATGCCTTCAAGCCATTCCGCTCTGGTGACCGGCACGGCCGCCGGAGTGGGCTGGCAGCTCGGTTTCGCCGATCCGGTGTTTGCGCTGGCCGCCACGGTGGCTTTCGTGGTGATGTACGACGCCAGCGGCATCCGCCGTGCCGCCGGCTCCACCGCTGCGCGCGTCAATGCCCTGCCGGAGACCAGCTGGCCGCAGCCGCCAGCCAAACCGCTCAAGGAGAGCCTGGGGCACACCAGGCTTGAGGTGTTGGTGGGCAGCCTGATCGGCCCGGCGATTGCCCTGCCCGGGCTGGCGCTGGTGGGCTCCCCCTGGCAGCTGGGCACCCAGATCGCCCAGGCCCTGGGGTGA
- a CDS encoding acylphosphatase yields the protein MARRARNRSESNRFLKRQPPRPYALKERWRLMVEGEVQGVGFRSSCSRRATDLGLSGWVRNLSNGRVEVQAEGDPLALNELRLWCERGPAGAQVRLVRFSHLPVTGDDWFEVKA from the coding sequence ATGGCGCGGCGCGCTCGAAACCGCAGCGAAAGCAACCGCTTTCTGAAGCGCCAGCCGCCCCGCCCCTACGCACTCAAGGAACGCTGGCGGCTGATGGTGGAAGGCGAGGTTCAGGGGGTGGGCTTCCGCAGCAGCTGCAGCCGCCGCGCCACCGACCTCGGCTTGAGCGGCTGGGTGCGCAACCTCAGCAACGGTCGGGTGGAGGTGCAGGCGGAAGGGGATCCGCTCGCCTTGAATGAGCTGCGACTCTGGTGTGAGCGAGGGCCCGCTGGGGCCCAAGTGCGCCTGGTGCGGTTCAGCCATCTGCCCGTCACGGGCGACGACTGGTTTGAGGTGAAAGCATGA
- a CDS encoding cobyrinate a,c-diamide synthase yields MACLIAAPASGSGKTLFSLSLIAWARRQGLSVQPFKVGPDYLDPQLLSVAAGRPCRNLDLPLCGSEWVRQSFHGHGGRTDLALVEGVMGLFDGIGSGSDGSSAAVARELNLPVLLVVDAGGQAQSLAALVRGFQSHEPRVQLAGVVLNRVSSDRHRELLADVLRSIEVPLLGALPRDLQLDLPSRHLGLAPAHEIERFAGRLAAWAELAERHLDLARLRPLLTAPSGGIDPLQAQLERHTTPEMPTTTPLPVAVAQDAAFHFRYPEMQDALEILGMPVLPWSPLEDAPIPSEAIGLILPGGFPEQHAAALSQCQRSLAALRNWFGRRPLYAECGGMLLLGHSLTDLQGSAHAMAGLLPFRAAKDRLQVGYRQLTASADSLLLRRGERWMGHEFHRWRLQPLAGDPAVGNGERLWQVEGWRTERQEEGWNRANVHASWIHLHWGGSWTIPCRWRGALETAAKATAF; encoded by the coding sequence ATGGCCTGTCTGATCGCCGCTCCTGCGAGCGGCAGCGGCAAGACCCTGTTCAGCCTCAGTCTGATCGCCTGGGCCCGTCGACAGGGCCTCAGCGTGCAGCCCTTCAAGGTGGGGCCCGACTATCTCGATCCCCAGCTGCTCTCGGTCGCCGCCGGCCGCCCCTGCCGCAACCTTGATCTGCCCCTGTGCGGCAGCGAATGGGTGCGGCAGAGCTTTCACGGCCATGGCGGCCGCACGGATCTGGCCCTGGTGGAGGGAGTGATGGGGCTGTTCGATGGCATCGGCAGTGGCAGCGACGGCAGCAGCGCCGCCGTGGCCCGGGAGCTGAACCTGCCCGTGCTGCTGGTGGTGGATGCGGGCGGTCAGGCGCAATCGCTGGCCGCCCTGGTGCGGGGGTTTCAGAGCCATGAACCGCGTGTACAGCTGGCCGGGGTGGTGCTCAACCGCGTCAGCAGTGATCGCCATCGCGAGCTGCTTGCGGATGTGTTGCGCAGCATCGAGGTGCCCCTGCTCGGGGCCCTGCCCCGGGATCTGCAGCTGGACCTGCCCAGCCGCCATCTGGGCCTGGCCCCCGCCCATGAGATCGAGCGCTTCGCCGGCCGCCTCGCCGCCTGGGCTGAGCTCGCCGAGCGTCACCTCGACCTCGCCCGCCTGCGGCCGCTGCTCACGGCACCCAGCGGTGGCATCGACCCGCTGCAGGCCCAGCTCGAGCGACACACCACGCCGGAGATGCCGACCACGACGCCCCTACCGGTGGCCGTCGCCCAGGATGCCGCCTTCCACTTCCGCTACCCGGAAATGCAGGATGCCCTGGAGATCCTGGGCATGCCGGTGCTTCCCTGGAGCCCCCTGGAGGATGCACCGATTCCGAGCGAGGCGATCGGTCTGATCCTGCCCGGCGGTTTCCCCGAACAACATGCCGCCGCCCTGAGCCAGTGCCAGCGCAGCCTGGCGGCCCTCCGCAACTGGTTTGGCCGCCGGCCGCTCTACGCCGAATGCGGCGGCATGCTCCTGCTGGGCCACAGCCTCACCGACCTGCAGGGCAGCGCCCATGCCATGGCCGGGCTGCTTCCCTTCCGAGCAGCCAAGGACAGGCTTCAGGTGGGCTATCGCCAGCTGACGGCGAGCGCGGACAGCCTGCTGCTGCGCCGGGGGGAGCGCTGGATGGGCCATGAATTCCATCGCTGGCGCCTGCAGCCGCTGGCGGGTGATCCAGCTGTGGGCAACGGCGAACGCCTGTGGCAGGTTGAGGGCTGGAGAACGGAGCGACAGGAGGAAGGATGGAACAGAGCCAACGTGCACGCCAGCTGGATTCACCTCCACTGGGGCGGCTCCTGGACGATCCCATGCCGATGGCGCGGCGCGCTCGAAACCGCAGCGAAAGCAACCGCTTTCTGA
- a CDS encoding histidine phosphatase family protein yields MSRERQLWLLRHGATEWARNGRHTGSTDLPLLPEGEAEARRLAPVLQAQDFAAVFTSPLQRARRTCELGGLGAQAKVMEELLEWNYGDYEGITTAEIRQTVPDWTVWSHGCPGGEAAPAVQARCQRAIDQALAVQGEGDVALFAHGHLLRALAGTWLGLGATGGRLLKLNTGSICVLGFERGSRAISRWNAPTDGMF; encoded by the coding sequence ATGAGCCGGGAACGTCAGCTGTGGCTGCTGCGCCATGGCGCCACCGAATGGGCCCGCAACGGCCGCCACACCGGCAGCACCGATCTGCCACTCCTCCCGGAGGGAGAAGCGGAGGCGCGGCGCCTGGCGCCGGTGCTGCAGGCCCAGGATTTTGCGGCCGTGTTCACCTCCCCCCTGCAGCGGGCGCGACGCACCTGCGAGCTGGGGGGCCTGGGCGCCCAGGCCAAGGTGATGGAGGAGCTGCTGGAGTGGAACTACGGCGACTATGAGGGCATCACCACCGCCGAGATCCGCCAGACCGTGCCCGACTGGACCGTGTGGAGCCACGGCTGTCCGGGCGGTGAAGCGGCTCCCGCCGTGCAGGCGCGCTGCCAGCGCGCGATCGACCAGGCCCTGGCGGTGCAGGGTGAAGGCGATGTCGCCCTGTTTGCCCATGGCCACCTGCTGCGCGCCCTCGCCGGCACCTGGCTCGGCCTGGGCGCCACAGGCGGCCGGCTGCTCAAACTCAACACCGGCAGCATCTGCGTGCTTGGCTTTGAGCGGGGCAGCCGGGCGATCAGCCGTTGGAATGCCCCCACCGACGGGATGTTCTGA
- a CDS encoding glucose-6-phosphate dehydrogenase assembly protein OpcA → MSPQLTLQTPLELPPADVPAYLEQLWGQDQPSTGNAGAHTFCLLIWQPAWTEQQLIRTGRLSGPITGVQRQELIAAARQAVIEMDLPLSTPPLSAAVAAALAGLAGDTTAEDLRGQHVDASVSTLRPRRLITLAPTLDATQELETLVAAYCPLPEEGGGTAACGDVVVLRGGHDALKRGLGILQPLLPEDLPSWVWWNGNLDEAPDLLRQLAIGPRRLIIDSALGNPLACLDLLAARIDARLAVNDLNWLRLRSWRETLAMVFDPPHRRDALSHVVQLDLDVEGEHPVQGLLLAAWIADRLGWHLKGSQRNEDHGISAEFQRPDGVAVQIRIAPVPMGAPSIHPGQIVGLRLISKPESAPAMCVILCAESGGCMRLEAGGMASMELLEEVVPVQSQSVEADVARLLEGGHDTTNPLLAAAAPLAAKLLS, encoded by the coding sequence ATGTCTCCCCAGCTCACCCTCCAGACCCCGCTCGAACTCCCGCCCGCCGACGTTCCCGCCTACCTCGAGCAGCTCTGGGGTCAGGATCAACCCAGCACCGGCAACGCCGGCGCCCACACCTTCTGTCTGCTGATCTGGCAACCGGCCTGGACCGAGCAACAGCTGATCCGCACCGGACGGCTGAGCGGACCGATCACCGGGGTGCAGCGTCAGGAGCTGATCGCCGCGGCCCGTCAGGCCGTGATCGAGATGGATCTCCCCCTGAGCACCCCACCGCTGAGCGCCGCCGTGGCGGCAGCCCTCGCGGGCCTGGCAGGGGACACCACGGCGGAAGACCTGCGCGGCCAGCACGTGGATGCCTCGGTGAGCACCCTGCGGCCCCGGCGCCTGATCACCCTGGCACCGACCCTGGACGCCACCCAGGAGCTGGAAACCCTGGTGGCGGCCTACTGCCCCCTGCCGGAGGAGGGTGGTGGTACGGCCGCCTGCGGCGATGTGGTGGTGCTGCGGGGCGGCCATGACGCCCTCAAGCGTGGACTCGGCATTCTTCAACCCCTGCTGCCCGAAGACCTGCCCTCCTGGGTGTGGTGGAACGGCAACCTGGATGAAGCACCGGATCTCCTGCGCCAGCTGGCGATCGGGCCCCGGCGGCTGATCATCGATTCCGCCCTCGGCAACCCGCTCGCCTGTCTCGACCTGCTCGCCGCCCGCATCGACGCCCGCCTGGCGGTGAACGATCTCAATTGGCTGCGGTTGCGGAGCTGGCGCGAAACGCTGGCGATGGTGTTCGATCCGCCGCACCGGCGCGATGCCCTCAGCCATGTGGTGCAGCTGGATCTCGACGTGGAAGGCGAGCATCCGGTGCAGGGGCTGCTGCTGGCGGCCTGGATCGCCGACCGCCTCGGCTGGCACCTCAAGGGATCGCAGCGCAACGAGGATCACGGCATCAGCGCCGAATTCCAGCGCCCGGATGGGGTGGCTGTGCAGATACGCATTGCTCCGGTGCCCATGGGCGCCCCCAGCATTCATCCCGGCCAGATCGTCGGGCTGCGCCTGATCAGCAAGCCCGAATCCGCCCCGGCGATGTGCGTGATTCTCTGCGCCGAATCGGGGGGCTGCATGCGGCTGGAGGCCGGTGGCATGGCGAGCATGGAACTGCTGGAGGAGGTGGTGCCGGTTCAGAGCCAGTCCGTGGAAGCGGATGTGGCCCGCCTGCTGGAGGGTGGCCACGACACCACCAACCCCCTCCTCGCCGCCGCCGCTCCCCTGGCTGCCAAGCTGCTCAGCTGA